A region of Neovison vison isolate M4711 chromosome 7, ASM_NN_V1, whole genome shotgun sequence DNA encodes the following proteins:
- the ZBTB32 gene encoding zinc finger and BTB domain-containing protein 32, which translates to MPLFPTTRLLSPYGSDRLVRLAARLRPALCDTLITVGSQEFPAHSLVLAGVSQQLGRRGHWALMKGISPSTFAQLLYFVYGESVELQPGELGPLEEAARALGVQSLEEACKKARQDRARELGPGLKEHQEEPEKPTKDSERGLEGHGEQRPETFVRAGWREQEALHEQRPPKDSSERAEAMKEGAGKQRRSKEKLKQSPNGKEDGIMWVTESPGGSEEGLREFSCPLPPPGSLQTSVIPRPWWAEAPWLGEGQPALWSILLLPPRYGTPLSHSTPITGAWQEVWPQDQRIPLSLNPEKGLWNQNQLANSSHAAGFLPQGPTKLSPGEMKESDQRHTGALATCVGHVSRAGPAHQQPPPPPPARSRPYSCSVCGKRFSLKHQMETHYRVHTGEKPFSCSLCPQRSRDFSAMTKHLRTHGAAPYRCPLCQAGCPSLASMQAHMRGHSPSQLPPGWTIRSTFLYSSSSRPSRASTSPCRSPSSTT; encoded by the exons ATGCCCCTGTTCCCGACGACAAGACTGCTTAGCCCCTATGGCTCTGATCGGCTGGTACGGCTAGCAGCCAGGCTCCGGCCAGCACTGTGTGATACCTTGATCACTGTGGGAAGCCAAGAATTCCCTGCCCACAGCCTGGTCTTGGCAGGTGTGAGCCAGCAGCTGGGCCGCAGGGGCCACTGGGCTCTGATGAAAGGCATCAGCCCATCCACCTTTGCCCAGCTTCTGTACTTTGTTTATGGGGAGAGTGTAGAACTGCAGCCTGGGGAACTGGGACCCCTTGAGGAAGCGGCCAGAGCCTTGGGGGTGCAGTCTCTGGAAGAGGCATGCAAGAAGGCTCGACAGGACAGGGCTAGAGAACTGGGTCCAGGGCTCAAGGAACATCAGGAGGAGCCAGAGAAACCCACAAAGGACTCTGAGAGAGGACTGGAGGGACATGGAGAGCAGAGACCAGAGACATTTGTTAGAGCTGGTTGGAGAGAACAAGAGGCACTGCATGAGCAAAGGCCACCAAAAGACAGCTCTGAGAGAGCAGAGGCAATGAAGGAAGGTGCGGGGAAGCAGAGGAGATCAAAGGAAAAACTTAAGCAATCGCCTAATGGGAAGGAAGACGGGATTATGTGGGTGACAGAGAGTCCAGGGGGCTCTGAGGAAGGTCTGCGGGAGTTCTcttgcccccttcccccaccaggtTCCCTCCAAACAAGCGTCATTCCTAGGCCCTGGTGGGCTGAGGCCCCTTGGTTGGGGGAGGGCCAGCCCGCCCTGTGGAGCATCCTGCTGTTGCCACCCAGATATGGCACTCCCCTCTCCCATAGCACCCCCATCACTGGAGCCTGGCAGGAGGTCTGGCCTCAGGACCAGAG gaTCCCATTGTCCCTGAACCCTGAGAAAGGTCTCTGGAACCAGAACCAGTTGGCCAACTCCAGTCATGCCGCAG GTTTCCTCCCCCAGGGCCCCACAAAGCTCAGCCCTGGGGAGATGAAAGAGTCTGATCAGAGGCACACAG GTGCACTTGCAACCTGTGTGGGTCATGTGAGTAGAGCAGGCCCAGCTCACCaacaacctcccccacccccacctgctcgGTCTCGGCCCTATTCTTGTTCTGTCTGTGGAAAAAGGTTCTCACTCAAGCATCAGATGGAGACGCACTACCGAGTCCACACAG GAGAGAAGCCCTTCTCCTGTAGCCTCTGCCCCCAGCGCTCCCGGGACTTCTCAGCCATGACCAAGCACCTGCGGACGCATGGGGCCGCACCATACCGCTGCCCTCTGTGCCAGGCCGGctgccccagcctggcctccatgcAGGCGCACATGCGCGGCCACTCGCCCAGCCAGCTCCCACCTGGATGGACCATTCGCTCCACCTTCCTCTACTCCTCTTCTTCGAGGCCGTCCCGGGCCTCGACCTCTCCCTGTAGGTCCCCTTCCTCAACCACCTGA
- the KMT2B gene encoding histone-lysine N-methyltransferase 2B — translation MAAAAGGGSCPGPGSARGRFPGRPRGSGGGGGRGGRGSGAERVRVALRRGGGAGGPGGAEPGEDTALLRLLGLRRGLRRLRRLWAGPRIQRGRGRGRGRGWGPSRGCVPEEESSDEESDDEEFQGFHSDEDVAPSSLRSALRSQRGRAPRGRGRKHKTTPIPPPRLADVAPTPPKTPARKRGEEGTERMVQALTELLRRAQAPQAPRSRACEPSTPRRSRGRPPGRPAGPCRKKQQAVVVAEAAVTIPKPEPPPPVVPVKHRTGSWKCKEGPGPGPGTPKRGGQSGRGGRGGRGRGRGGLPLVIKFVSKAKKVKMGQLSLGLESGQGQDQHEESWQDAPQAKVGSGQGEGPCWRKEQKLEEEGEEETEEEKDKEEREEKVERAGPEEEMMLAEEKEEAKLPSPPSTPPGPPVPPPAPSPPPPPPPPPPPPLPPPSTSPSSPVCPPPPPVSPLPPPSPPPPPAPEEQEESLPPVVPATCSRKRGRPPLTPSQRAEREAARAVPEGTSPPTPTPSSTTGGPLEDGPTVAPKSTTFLKNIRQFIMPVVSARSSRVIKTPRRFMDEDPPKPLKVEVSPVLRPPVATSPLAPAEPAPAPSPPRAPTPPSTPVPLPEKRRSILREPTFRWTSLTRELPPPPPAPPPAPPPPPAPVTPSRRPLLLRAPQFTPSEAHLKIYESVLTTPLGAPEAPEPEPPPADDSPAEPEPRAVGRTNHLSLPRFAPVVATPVKAEAPLPAAPSLSNGQQSQAQLQQPLQALPSQLLPQALPPQQPQLQAHLQLQPQPPPQQLSPLEKARTAGLGSLPLSGVEEKMFSLLKRAKVQLFKIDQQQQQQKVASLMPPSPGGQMEEVVGTVKQISDRGSVKSEDESMETKRERPSGPESPVQGPRIKHVCRHAAVALGQARAMVPEDVPRLSALPLRDRQDLVTEDTSSASETESVPSRSRRGKVESAGPGGDSEPAGSGGTLAHTPRRSLPSHHGKKMRMARCGHCRGCLRVQDCGSCVNCLDKPKFGGPNTKKQCCVYRKCDKIEARKMERLAKKGRTIVKTLLPWDSDESPEASPGPPGPRRGAGAGGPREEVVAPPGPEEQDSLLLQRKSARRCVKQRPSYDIFEDSDDSEPGGPPAPRRRTPRENELPVPEPEEQSRPRKPTLQPVLQLKARRRLDKDALAPGPFASFPNGWTGKQKSPDGVHRVRVDFKEDCDLENVWLMGGLSVLTSVPGGPPMVCLLCASKGLHELVFCQVCCDPFHPFCLEEAERPLPQHHDTWCCRRCKFCHVCGRKGRGSKHLLECERCRHAYHPACLGPSYPTRATRKRRHWICSACVRCKSCGATPGKNWDVEWSGDYSLCPRCTQLFEKGNFCPICTRCYEDNDYESKMMQCAQCDHWVHAKCEGLSDEDYEILSGLPDSVLYTCGPCAGATHPRWREALSGALQGGLRQVLQGLLSSKVAGPLLLCTQCGQAGKQLHPGPCDLQAVSRRFEEGHYKSVHSFMEDMVGILMRHSEEGEGTQPERRAGGQMKGLLLKLLESAFGWFDAHDPKYWRRSTRLPNGVLPNAVLPPSLDHVYAQWRQQEPETPESGQPPGDPSAAFQGKDPAAFSHLEDPRQCALCLKYGDADSKEAGRLLYIGQNEWTHVNCAIWSAEVFEENDGSLKNVHAAVARGRQMRCELCLKPGATVGCCLSSCLSNFHFMCARASYCIFQDDKKVFCQKHTDLLDGKEIVTPDGFDVLRRVYVDFEGINFKRKFLTGLEPDAINVLIGSIRIDSLGTLSDLSDCEGRLFPIGYQCSRLYWSTVDARRRCWYRCRILEYRPWGPREEPVHLEAAEENQTIVHSPAPSSEPPDHVDPPPDIDALIPGAPEHHSPVQNLDPPLRPDPSSAPPPAPRSFSGARIKVPNYSPSRRPLGGVSFGPLPSPGSPSSLTHHIPTVGDLDFPAPPRRSRRPSPLAPRLPASRRASPPLRTSPQLRVPPPTSVVRALTPTSGELAPPGPAPSPPPPPEDLGPDFEDMEVVSGLSAADLDFAASLLGTEPFQEEIVAAGVVGSGHGGPGDSSEEEASPTPRYVHFPVTVVSGPALAPGALSGAPRIEQLDGVDDGTDSEAEAIQQPRGQGTPPSGPGVGRAGVIGAAGDRTRPPEDLPSEIVDFVLKNLGGPGEGGAGPREEPLPPAPPLANGSQPPQGLPSNPADPTRTFAWLPGAPGVRVLSLGPTPEPPKPATSKIILVNKLGQVFVKMAGEGEPVSPPVKQPPLPPPIPPTAPASWTLPPGPLLGVLPVVGVVRPAPPPPPPPPLTLVLSSGPPSPPHQAIRVKRVSTFSGRSPPAPPPNKTPRLEEDGESLEDAPQGPGLSGSGFSRVRMKTPTVRGVLDLDEPGEPTGEESPRPLQDRSPLLPLPEGGPPRAPDGPPDLLLESQWHHYSGEASSSEEEPPSPEDKENQAPKRAGPHLRFEISSEDGFSVEAESLEGAWRTLIEKVQEARGHARLRHLSFSGMSGARLLGIHHDAVIFLAEQLPGAQRCQHYKFRYHQQGEGQEEPPLNPHGAARAEVYLRKCTFDMFNFLASQHRVLPEGAACDEEEDEVQLRSTRRATSLELPMAMRFRHLKKTSKEAVGVYRSAIHGRGLFCKRNIDAGEMVIEYSGIVIRSVLTDKREKFYDGKGIGCYMFRMDDFDVVDATMHGNAARFINHSCEPNCFSRVIHVEGQKHIVIFALRRILRGEELTYDYKFPIEDASNKLPCNCGAKRCRRFLN, via the exons atggcggcggcggcgggcggcggcagTTGCCCCGGGCCTGGCTCCGCGCGGGGCCGCTTCCCGGGCCGGCCGCGGGGctccggcgggggcgggggccgcggcGGACGGGGCAGCGGAGCCGAGAGAGTGCGGGTAGCTCTgcggcgcggcggcggcgcgggggggCCGGGCGGAGCCGAGCCCGGGGAGGACACGGCCCTGCTCCGTTTGCTGGGGCTCCGCCGGGGCCTGCGCCGGCTCCGCCGCCTGTGGGCTGGCCCGCGCATTCaacggggccggggccggggccggggccggggctggggcccAAGCCGTGGCTGCGTGCCGGAGGAGGAGAGCAGTGACGAGGAATCCGACGATGAG GAGTTTCAGGGTTTTCATTCAGATGAAGATGTGGCCCCCAGTTCCCTGCGCTCTGCGCTCCGATCCCAGCGAG GTCGAGCCCCCCGAGGTCGGGGCCGCAAGCATAAGACGACCCCCATTCCGCCTCCTCGCCTAGCAGATGTCGCTCCTACTCCCCCAAAGACTCCTGCCCGGAAACGGGGTGAGGAGGGCACAGAACGGATGGTGCAGGCACTGACTGAACTTCTTCGGCgggcccaggcaccccaagccccGCGGAGCCGGGCATGTGAGCCCTCCACTCCACGTCGGTCTCGGGGACGGCCCCCAGGACGGCCAGCAGGCCCCTGCAGGAAAAAGCAACAAGCAGTAGTGGTGGCAGAAGCAGCTGTGACAATCCCCAAACCTGAGCCCCCACCTCCTGTGGTTCCTGTAAAACACCGAACTGGCAGCTGGAAGTGCAAGGAGGGGCCtggcccaggacctgggaccCCCAAGCGTGGAGGACAGTCTGGGCGAGGAGGCCGTGGAGGTAGAGGCCGAGGCCGAGGCGGGCTCCCTCTCGTAATCAAGTTTGTTTCAAAGGCCAAAAAAGTGAAGATGGGACAGTTGTCCTTGGGACTCGAATCAGGTCAGGGTCAAGATCAACATGAAGAAAGCTGGCAGGATGCCCCCCAAGCAAAAGTTGGATCTGGACAGGGAGAGGGCCCTTGCTGGAGAAAAGAGCAAaagctggaggaagagggagaggaggagacagaagaagagaaagacaaggaagagagagaggagaaggtagagAGAGCTGGACCTGAAGAAGAGATGATGCtagcagaggaaaaggaagaggcaaaGCTGCCATCTCCACCCTCTACTCCTCCAGGCCCTCCAGTCCCTCCACCTGCTCcatctcctccacctcctccacctccaccaccGCCTCCACCCCTTCCACCCCCCTCCACTTCTCCTTCATCCCCAGTTTGCCCTCCACCACCCCCAgtgtcccctctgcccccaccatcGCCTCCACCGCCTCCTGCCCCAGAGGAGCAGGAAGAATCCCTTCCTCCAGTGGTCCCAGCTACATGCTCCAGGAAGAGGGGCCGGCCTCCCCTGACCCCCAGCCAGCGGGCAGAGCGAGAAGCTGCTCGGGCAGTGCCGGAGGGTacctctccccccactccaaCCCCCAGCTCCACCACGGGGGGCCCTCTGGAAGACGGCCCCACTGTGGCCCCCAAAAGTACCACCTTCCTGAAGAATATCCGGCAGTTTATTATGCCTGTGGTGAGTGCCCGCTCCTCCCGAGTCATCAAGACACCCCGGCGATTTATGGACGAAGACCCCCCCAAACCCCTAAAGGTAGAAGTCTCACCTGTTCTGCGGCCTCCTGTTGCCACCTCCCCACTTGCCCCCGCAGAACCAGCACCAGCTCCCTCTCCACCACGTGCCCCAACCCCCCCATCTACCCCAGTCCCACTCCCTGAGAAGAGACGGTCCATTCTAAGGGAACCCACATTTCGCTGGACCTCGCTGACCCGGGaactgccccctcctcctcctgcccccccaccggccccacccccacctcctgcccctgtCACTCCATCGCGGAGACCCCTGCTCCTTCGGGCACCTCAGTTTACCCCGAGTGAAGCCCACTTGAAGATCTACGAATCGGTGCTTACTACTCCTCTTGGGGCCCCGGAGGCCCCTGAGCCAGAGCCGCCTCCTGCCGACGACTCTCCAGCTGAGCCTGAGCCACGGGCAGTGGGCCGCACCAACCACCTCAGCCTGCCTCGATTTGCCCCCGTGGTCGCCACTCCTGTTAAGGCCGAGGCGCCCCTTCCTGCGGCTCCGTCTCTGAGCAATGGGCAGCAGTCTCAGGCTCAGTTACAGCAGCCCCTCCAGGCCTTGCCAAGCCAGCTGCTGCCCCAGGCGCTACCACCACAGCAGCCCCAACTACAGGCGCACTTACAGCTGCAGCCACAGCCACCGCCGCAGCAGCTGTCACCACTGGAAAAGGCCCGTACTGCGGGCTTGGGTTCCTTACCACTGTCTGGTGTGGAGGAGAAAATGTTCAGCCTCCTCAAGAGAGCCAAGGTGCAGCTGTTCAAGATcgatcagcagcagcagcagcagaaggtgGCGTCTTTGATGCCG CCGAGCCCTGGAGGGCAGATGGAGGAAGTCGTGGGGACTGTCAAGCAGATCTCAGATAGAGGTTCTGTCAAGTCTGAAGATGAATCGATGGAAACTAAGAGAGAGAGACCGTCG GGCCCCGAGTCCCCTGTGCAAGGCCCCCGTATCAAACATGTCTGTCGTCATGCTGCTGTGGCCCTAGGTCAGGCCCGGGCCATGGTGCCCGAAGACGTCCCCCGCCTCAGTGCTCTCCCTCTCCGGGATCGGCAGGACCTCGTCACGGAGG ATACATCATCAGCATCAGAGACTGAGAGTGTCCCGTCACGGTCTCGGCGGGGAAAGGTGGAGTCAGCAGGGCCTGGGGGAGACTCAGAGCCTGCAGGGTCTGGAGGGACCCTGGCCCATACACCCCGGCGCTCACTGCCCTCCCATCATGGCAAGAAGATGAGGATGGCACGGTGTGGACACTGTCGGGGCTGCCTGCGTGTGCAGGACTGTGGGTCCTGTGTCAACTGCCTGGACAAGCCCAAATTTGGGGGCCCCAACACCAAGAAGCAGTGCTGTGT atACCGGAAGTGTGACAAGATAGAGGCTCGGAAGATGGAACGGCTGGCTAAAAAAG GCCGGACGATAGTGAAGACGCTGTTGCCCTGGGATTCCGATGAATCTCCTGAGGCCTCCCCTGGTCCTCCAGGCCCACGCCGGGGGGCGGGAGCTGGGGGGCCCCGGGAGGAGGTGGTGGCCCCCCCAGGGCCCGAGGAGCAGGACTCCCTCCTACTGCAGCGCAAGTCAGCTCGGCGCTGCGTCAAACAGCGACCCTCCTATGATATCTTCGAGGACTCGGATGACTCAGAGCCTGGGGGTCCCCCTGCTCCCCGGCGTCGGACCCCCCGAGAGAATG AGCTGCCAGTGCCAGAACCCGAGGAGCAGAGCCGGCCCCGCAAACCCACCCTGCAGCCTGTGTTGCAGCTCAAGGCCCGAAGGCGCCTGGACAAG GATGCTTTGGCTCCTGGCCCCTTTGCCTCTTTTCCCAATGGCTGGACTGGAAAACAGAAGTCCCCTGACGGAGTGCACCGGGTCCGTGTGGATTTTAAG GAGGATTGTGACCTGGAGAACGTGTGGCTGATGGGCGGCCTGAGCGTGCTCACCTCAGTGCCAGGGGGGCCGCCGATGGTGTGCTTGCTGTGTGCCAGCAAAGGCCTGCATGAG CTGGTGTTCTGCCAAGTCTGCTGTGACCCTTTCCACCCATTCTGTCTGGAGGAGGCCGAGCGGCCCCTGCCTCAACATCATGACACCTGGTGCTGCCGCCGCTGCAAGTTTTGCCATGTCTGTGGGCGCAAAGGCCGGGGATCCAAG CACCTCCTGGAGTGTGAGCGCTGCCGCCATGCTTACCACCCAGCCTGCCTGGGGCCCAGCTACCCAACTCGGGCCACACGCAAACGGCGCCACTGG ATCTGCTCGGCCTGCGTGCGCTGTAAAAGCTGTGGGGCAACTCCAGGCAAGAACTGGGACGTCGAGTGGTCTGGAGATTACAGCCTCTGCCCCAGGTGCACCCAGCTCTTTGAGAAAG GAAACTTTTGCCCAATCTGTACACGCTGCTACGAAGACAACGACTACGAGAGCAAGATGATGCAGTGCGCACAGTGTGACCACTGGGTGCATGCCAAGTGTGAGGGGCTCTCGG ATGAAGACTATGAGATCCTTTCTGGGCTGCCAGACTCCGTGCTGTACACCTGCGGACCGTGTGCAGGGGCCACGCACCCCCGTTGGCGAGaggccctgagtggggctctgcAGGGGGGCCTGCGCCAGGTGCTCCAGGGTCTGCTGAGCTCCAAGGTGGCGGGCCCACTGCTGCTGTGCACTCAG TGTGGGCAGGCTGGAAAGCAGCTGCACCCAGGCCCCTGCGATCTGCAAGCTGTGAGTCGGCGCTTCGAGGAAGGCCATTACAAGTCTGTG CACAGCTTTATGGAGGACATGGTGGGCATCCTGATGAGGCactcagaagagggagaaggcacTCAGCCAGAGCGCCGGGCTGGAGGCCAGATGAAGGGGCTCCTACTGAAG CTGCTAGAGTCTGCGTTCGGCTGGTTCGACGCCCACGACCCCAAGTACTGGCGACGGAGTACCCGGCTGCCGAA CGGAGTTCTTCCCAATGCTGTGTTGCCCCCATCCTTGGACCATGTCTACGCTCAGTGGAGGCAGCAGGAACCTGAGACCCCAGAATCAGGACAGCCTCCAGGGGACCCCTCAGCAG CTTTTCAGGGTAAGGATCCAGCTGCTTTCTCACACCTGGAGGACCCTCGTCAGTGTGCACTCTGCCTCAAATACGGGGATGCGGATTCTAAG GAGGCAGGACGACTCCTGTACATTGGGCAGAATGAGTGGACACACGTCAACTGTGCCATTTGGTCAGCTGAAGTGTTTGAGGAAAATGATGGCTCCCTCAAAAATGTGCATGCTGCTGTGGCTCGAGGGAGGCAGATG CGCTGTGAACTCTGCCTGAAGCCTGGAGCCACAGTGGGCTGCTGcctttcctcctgcctcagcAACTTCCATTTCATGTGTGCCCGGGCCAGCTATTGCATCTTCCAGGACGACAAGAAAGTTTTCTGCCAGAAACACACAGACCTGCTGGATGGCAAG GAGATTGTGACCCCTGATGGGTTTGATGTTCTCCGCCGAGTCTACGTGGACTTTGAGGGCATCAATTTTAAGCGAAAGTTCTTGACAGGGCTGGAACCTGATGCCATCAATGTGCTCATTG GCTCCATCCGAATTGACTCCTTGGGTACCTTGTCTGATCTCTCGGACTGCGAGGGACGGCTCTTCCCCATTGGCTACCA GTGCTCCCGTCTGTACTGGAGCACAGTGGATGCTCGACGGCGCTGCTGGTATCGGTGTCGTATTCTGGAGTATCGGCCATGGGGTCCGAGGGAAGAGCCGGTTCACCTGGAGGCAGCAGAGGAGAATCAGACCATTGTGCACAGCCCTGCCCCTTCCTCAG AGCCCCCAGATCATGTGGACCCCCCTCCAGATATAGATGCCCTCATCCCCGGAGCTCCTGAGCACCACTCACCTGTTCAGAACCTGGACCCCCCACTTCGGCCAGATCCAAGCAGTGCCCCTCCTCCGGCCCCCCGCTCCTTCTCGGGGGCTCGAATCAAAGTGCCCAACTACTCACCATCCCGGAGGCCCTTGGGGGGTGTCTCCTTTggacccctgccctcccctg GAAGTCCATCTTCTCTGACCCACCACATCCCCACGGTGGGAGACCTGGACTTCCCAGCTCCCCCGAGACGTTCCCGTCGTCCTAGCCCCCTGGCCCCAAGGCTGCCGGCCTCACGGCGGGCCTCTCCCCCTCTCAGAACCTCCCCACAGCTCAGGGTGCCCCCTCCTACCTCAGTCGTTAGAGCCCTCACACCTACCTCAGGGGAGCTGGCTCCCCCTGGCCCAGCCCCATCTCCTCCACCACCCCCTGAAGACCTGGGCCCAGACTTTGAGGACATGGAGGTGGTATCAGGACTGAGTGCTGCTGACCTGGACTTTGCGGCCAGCCTGCTGGGGACTGAGCCCTTCCAGGAAGAGATTGTGGCTGCGGGGGTAGTGGGGAGCGGCCACGGGGGCCCAGGGGACAGTTCAGAGGAAGAGGCCAGCCCTACCCCCCGCTATGTCCACTTCCCTGTGACTGTGGTGTCTGGCCCTGCCCTGGCTCCTGGCGCCCTTTCTGGAGCCCCCCGCATCGAACAGCTGGATGGAGTGGATGACGGCACGGACAGCGAGGCAGAGGCCATCCAGCAGCCTCGGGGTCAGGGGACTCCTCCTTCAGGGCCAGGAGTGGGCCGGGCTGGGGTCATCGGGGCTGCAGGGGACAGAACCCGACCTCCTGAGGACTTGCCATCAGAAATTGTGGATTTTGTGTTGAAGAACCTAGGGGGGCCCGGGGAGGGAGGTGCTGGGCCCAGAGAGGAGCCGCTCCCCCCAGCGCCTCCACTGGCCAATGGCAGCCAGCCTCCCCAGGGCCTACCCTCCAACCCAGCTGACCCCACTCGGACGTTTGCCTGgctccctggggccccaggggTCCGGGTATTGAGCCTGGGCCCTACCCCTGAGCCCCCCAAACCCGCCACATCCAAAATCATCCTTGTCAACAAGCTCGGGCAAGTGTTCGTCAAGATGGCTGGGGAGGGTGAACCCGTCTCACCCCCAGTGAAGCAGccacctctgccccctcccatcccccccacagCCCCTGCTTCCTGGACTCTGCCCCCTGGACCGCTGCTGGGTGTGTTGCCAGTGGTAGGGGTGGTCCGCCccgccccaccaccacccccgcctccTCCACTGACACTGGTGTTGAGCAGTGggccccccagcccaccccatcAGGCCATCCGCGTCAAGAGGGTGTCCACCTTCTCTGGCCGTTCCCCACCAGCGCCTCCCCCAAACAAGACCCCCCGGCTGGAGGAAGATGGAGAGTCCTTGGAGGATGCTCCCCAGGGTCCAGGGCTTAGTGGCAGCGG GTTTAGCCGAGTGAGGATGAAAACGCCCACAGTGCGTGGAGTTCTCGACTTGGATGAGCCTGGGGAGCCCACTGGGGAGGAAAGTCCAAG GCCCCTCCAGGACCGGTCCCCCTTGCTGCCACTCCCAGAAGGTGGTCCTCCCCGGGCCCCCGATGGTCCCCCTGACCTGCTGCTTGAGTCCCAGTGGCACCACTACTCAG GTGAGGCGTCAAGCTCTGAGGAAGAGCCTCCATCCCCAGAGGACAAAGAGAACCAGGCCCCCAAACGGGCTGGCCCACATCTGCGCTTCGAGATCAGCAGTGAGGATGGGTTCAGTGTGGAGGCAGAGAGCTTGGAGG GGGCATGGAGAACTCTGATTGAGAAGGTGCAAGAGGCCCGGGGGCACGCCCGGCTCCGACATCTCTCCTTCAGTG